The Polypterus senegalus isolate Bchr_013 chromosome 1, ASM1683550v1, whole genome shotgun sequence genomic sequence CCAGGTGTAAACTTCTACGGTATGAGTGCCGGTTACAAGGTCTACTGttttataattaattacattttttttttacccgaAAAACACCTTGTGACCTTGTTTTCATGAAAAATTGCGACACCTAAAATAAtcgttctttctttctgtcttttttgctGCCGATCCATTTCAACCATTGCTTCCAATCTCGTCAGCTAATTTCCAAATCAAAATGGACGCATAAAATGCCACACATAGGAAACGTGTAGTAAGGACCAGCTTTCCACAGAGTGTCATTACCCCTTCTCAACATATTAAAGATTCAGCTCTATAGGGGACCACCAGAGTGCAAATCCATTACAAACAATTGTGCCTTATGAGTGTTGCATCCGTCATAAGGCACCTACACCTTGCCAACACGTAGTGAGACAGGACCTTAATGCAAACGCTTTTGATGTTCTGTGTCAAGTGCGTTTGTGTATGACACTCCGCGAGGAAACGGCAAGTGCAATGTTCGGTTATTCTGTTTCAGTATGGGATCTGAATCAGAATAATCAAACCATTTGACAGACACTCGTCCAATCAATCAGATTTTAAGAGCAAATCTGGCTTTTGAACGAAGAAATTATCAGCATGCACATACTAAATGACATGAAAGATGTTATATGAATACGGATAGATCTTTCTCTAAATACGAATACGAGTCTTTAGGTTTCAAAAAAAGCTGACATTTCGTCGTCttaaaagcaaacaaagaaaatgaaactaTAGGACAATTAAGAGAGAACTGCTGCTAATGTTAATGGTATTGGTTAAATAACCGAACAACGATTGTCGAAatgatatataaattaaatatataaggGATTGTGGAcgtttcaatatatatattgagaTTACTATTATTAATGAATTTCCCAACAATATGATTTAGAGGTTATCGAACATTTTAATCATCGATTAAGGTAATACACATGTTGTCATTTGTACCATGCTTAATTATCGGTTACGTAAGGCTAATAAGAATCATTTCAGAAAAAGGCGGATGCTTTTGCAATGACAAAGggagcgaaagagagagagaaaccaaAACACTCCCGTCCGCTCCAATTTTCCTCGTGGATTTGGAGCGAAGATTGTTTCGCGTTGTTTTGCTGCAGTTCTCATTGTTATTCATCTCTCGCCTGCTGATGTCACcctattttctctctctctctcttccgcTCTATATCTCTCACCCATAACCCCTCCCACCAGCCCTGCCTTGAAACCCGGATGGATGACTTCACTCTACCGCCTGGGTTTCCTTTATGATGCCGGGATCTCCCACTTTTTTCGGAATACTTTTCCGGGAAGGCAAAGGAAGTTCATATTGTCTCTCTTCTTCGCCTCACTGCTGATATGCGTACTTGAGGGCACAAGGCAAGACAATTCGAATCACTATTGTCAAGTGGGAGGAAAAGGAATCGCGCGCGGGCACGCGAGAAAGAAAGGGGGCTGGGCGACAGGGGGGCGACGATCGagcaagaaacacacacacacacacagagagagagagagagagagagagagagagagagagagagagagagagagagaagaaaaagccTGCGTGTGCACTTGAAGACAGTGCAGAAGACTGTGAGGGCGCACAGCAACCGACACGAGAGGAGTGCAGCTTACACACGGGGGATACCTGCGAGTGCCACTGTTACCTCTGATTGCTTCGGACTCAATCTGTCAAACATTTCCgattcatctctctctctcttcgctTTGCGCTTAGCCACATTGTCATCATGTCCGAGATACTGCCATACAGCGAGGGGAAAATGGCGAGCTATGGAGCGGACAGTGATGTCGGTCAGATTTCCTTCAGCTGCCGGCTGCAGGACACCAACACCTTCTTTGGGGGACCCCAAGGGAAACGACCCCCTAAGCTTGGGCAGATCGGCAGAGCCAAGAGAGGTAAGCGAGAGTAATAAAAAGGTGAAATACAAGACAACTTGTAAATACCTGAAACTATAACTTTCCTTGGTGGATTGATGACAGTGGCATGCGAACGGTAAGGATTATTCAGCATCATTTTTGCGTGTCAGTAATGTTCAATCAGTTGTTCAATCACAGATGTCAATGCTAAacgataatataatataatataatataatataatataatataatataatataatgccttATTGTAATAATCTGTAAGCGGACATCTGTTAATGGTTttgttaagaaagaaagaaataaaagaaagaaagtcgATTACAGTCACTAAATGCAATTTAGTGCAGACGTCACTAAAGTCTGGGCAAAAAAAAGGATCCGCTACATCTAGTGATCTAATAGTCATAAATGATGTCGGTTTAACATAATAAAACTGTATGAACTTGAATGTTTGTACTGTGAAAGGTACACACTACCTCCCATGTACAGGCGAACGCAGGCGAATATTAACAACATACGAACGCGCATGCatgattacatacatacataccaacAAGGAGCACTCCACTCTATCTATCAATAGTTACCGGCGATATGTAAATGATTCAGTTACTGGCAAATGAACGCAGTTAAAACAGACGAGGGTCGTTAAGTTAAATACAGTGGAAGCTAAAcctttgaaaaataaacaaaacagtgacAGGATGCCCAGGGCGGGGTTTTAGAGCGAATACTCGCAATAATAAATCAAACACAACTtagttaatacagtatatatatatatatatatatatatatatatatatatatatatatatatatatatatatatatatatattgcaatgaTTAAAAGTAATGTGCCTGCAATTTCGTTATTATTTTACCAGGAGTGGACTGAAATTTAGAACCATTGATGGTGTAATTACaatgatacattttttataaatataatctCGTGGATTTTATagaatttaatacatttagaCTTTGGACAGTAATTTTCGTGTTGCtgcattacattttaatgttaaattgattttttgACGATTTATAATATCGCACGTTTCTATTGTTTCTTCCAGTATTATCTGTGCTTTTAATGCTATTTAAAACAACCGTCTATTCATATGAACGTACTTAAACGTTTGGAATATTCGCCCGAAgcattaaaaatgtatcaaaccCGAAAAACGTTTTGTTCGTAAATGCAGATATTTTTTTCGGATTCGTGTCAGTCTGACAGGATTATAATTGCTTTTACATCTGTAGAGAAATTAAATTCCATACAAAAGCTGCACTGCAATTGTAATTACcctaatttagatttttaaagtgTCCTAAAAaccttgctttcttttccatggtatttccttaatatttttatacAGAGCTGGTAGAAATTCTATTTTAAAATTGGGTTCCTGCTTCCTTTTAATCTGTGACGCGACATTCGGGATAGCTACATAAAGGTTTatacattattatcattatcattattttgtattttgtgttgcaGTTGTGATCGAGGACGACAGGATAGATGAAGTGCTGAAGGGGATGACAGACAAAACCTCCCCGGGAGTCTAAGCTGAATCTCACCTCTGCGGACTTTTTTTCAAGTGATTTTAAGCGCTTTGGGCAGCTGTGCATGTGATTGTGGATTGTAAAGAGACAGAGGGATAAAAAAACTctttgagaaaagaaaaacaatgaaagaaaagaaacgaGAATCATAAAAAGGAAAGGGAAGAGAATGATAAATAGGGAGAGTGAGAGAGGAaaaaagagagcgagagagattGAAAAGGGGAAATGAAATTATTGGGGTTGCTGGCAAATCTCCAAACCAAAACCGATTTTAACCCGCCGTTATGCAGTCTACTTGCTGCGCAGCTTTTCTTTTACTATCTCGAGTTGTGAATAGCGAAGAATGGACATCTCATTTCAGGGCCATCTTCCACCAACATGCGCTGTAAAACTAAAGAACCCTGCAAGCGGGAAACATTTCGAGCTCCATTTCTGTAGCTGTACAGTCAATACGCTTCAAGGTTTATCATTGTGTAGTGTTAACGCATTTCGTTTACCAACTCGCACATTCTGTAAGACACGCACACAGTATGGCCTGCGCTGCGCGGCTTTCCCCGGGGAACTGTCCATTTCAGCACCACTTCAGTGGAGAGCGCCACTTCGCAGCACCGCCACATAGGCCAGAGGAGTCTGCATTTTGCAGAGCACCATTCACGGTGAACACTATCACAAAGCACTTCCAGAAGGGCTGGATAATTGTAATCTGGTTCggagtttctcttttttttcaagACATGTATGTATCTTAAAAAAGCCAAATCAATGCATTATTTTGGCGCTCTTGAGCGCTCTATTCATTCAAGCAGTGTACACGTAAAGAGTCTTAGCTGCTTCTTACATCTTCCATTTACTGCGATATAAGGACCACTTTCATTATTAGTGATGTTATGGTgataatgtatttaaataaactcACCTTTGGATAATTAGGAACTCCCTGAAGCCATTCCCAACATGGTCCTTAAGAAGGTCTGATTGAGCTAATGGCGGTGGGGATGGCAAAACATAAAGAGTAATGAGGAGAGTGtgaatgtaaatgtgtgtgtgtgcgcgtgtgtaatatatattatatatatacatatataatgtaattttaaaggactggaagaaaaaattttatttaaacaaagttgatAATAAATTTCATCACTTTGCATGACCTTTGAAATCCTGGTGCCAATGTTAGGTACTGTTAGTCATGAACACCCTGGCACGCTTCTTTTTAACaaaattcatatttgtatttttatatctgaatctttgttatttaaaaatatgctaGTCTAACGTCTTATGATTCATCAACAGAACGTTTGTATTTTTGGTGAGGATCTCCACAGTGAATTCAATGGAGATACTGATGGATTTCTTATTGTTTGTCTCATGCTATATCAGTAttggaaattagaaaaaaagactTATTGAATGTGTTTCGGTTTTTGCACACATcaatgtgaaaatatttattgagAATTCTTATACTGTGACTTTGAGCATTGTTGATGGATTTGTTAGAAAAGACAACTTTAGAAAATATTGCACTGTTTACGAGAACTCTCAAATAACTAATGGTTATTTGgcagtattcttttttttaaacattggaagttgtgttttttaatttcttttgtaccATTCTTTTgactaatattaaaaataatatggtTTGTTGTGCATGGAACCTTCatattttcaataattaaaaacaaaaacatcatttTATGAATACAAGCAAAAAATGTCATGACATTCTAAGAATGATTCATTGTAAATTACAGAGCCATTTTCACTGTATTTGGTGAATTAATAAATGGTGAACGATACAAGAAtacttgtatgtttttttttttctctcttgatCACGCTCAGAATGTTATCAGTGCCAGCGGGCTTGCCAACTACTTCAAGGCAAAGGAGTCAATCTACCTGTTTTGAAAAATGGAGGACCGACTAATCAGGTGCCTGCCAGCCCTAATTTACACCAGGCAAGCCACTTAACCTGTTAACTGACAGATGGGATTGTGCTAAAAAGACTCAATAGTTGAGCAATCCAAGGTTCTTAGGCAAGTGCACATGTGCACAAGTGATGGAGACAGAGAGATGTTACGAAGTAGAGGTAATGCTACAAATAGTGGAAAAAGACAAGAGTGCAAGCAGCCAACACTTCACCTTCAATTACTAAGTGCAGTTGAGGAAACACCAACATATTCCATTTCTGTGGTGGTCAGTaagaaatagtaataaaaaccTTCATTGAATCCTGATTAATTTACAGTGACAGATGATCTTTTAGCAAAGATGGCACTGTGGCTGCACAAAACAGTTGATCTTGGAAAAAAGAATGGTGGGAGCAAGTTGATGGACACATTTAAGAAGCTCTCgttatcttttacatttttgttagcTGCTTTGTGATGTTTTGAGTGAGAGGAGGTCTGGGATGGCATCTTAGAAGACAAgcacaaaaaagtaaacattttttgcttttaaatccACTGGCAATCTGGTATTTTTTCAGGTAAActtcttttaaagtttttgtattcagttttgcTTTCTGTTGTTTCACACAGACCAAACCCATTTTGTAGCTTGTTCAAgtgcttatttttaatttcttcttaagTCAAAAGTATAATGTACCACAAACTGCCAAGTTGAAATAAATCCTCTGACAGCTGCCAGTGTTGGTAACCAGGCTTTAGAGAAGGTTAGCTGAGATGGATATGCAAGCCACGTCCCTCCATCGATATTGGAAATAATAAAAagccatatgaaaaaaaaaaagatattaagaCTATAGGGATAATTTTGACTTGAGCAGACCACTTAACACAAAAAATTCCTTTGACTGAACTTTTGTAAAACATGTTGAGCTTTGTAGGTCTGTAGACTGCTTAGTAATTTCATTAATCTGTCACTGTGCGTAACACTCTGTGTTAGacgaaaaaaaaaggcaaacatatTTATTTGTACACAGAATCTACCCTTAACTGGCTTTCATCTATGCTtctatgttcttgttgaagaatacattttaagtaCCATTTGACATCCTCTATTTAATTtccttgattatttaaaatgcctGCTGTATGCTATGTCAACTTTCAATCTCTGTTTTGCTTAGATTGAAAAGATTTAACTATTTCAAGTTGTCTTTCTTCATACTTTATGTCCCCCAGTCTTGGAATCAGTCTAGTTACTCTTCTGTGGACTATCTAAAGTTCtataatatcttttattttttcaattatttggaTATTACACTCAGTTTTGCAGATATGACTTCAGAAGTGTGGCACACCTCCTCGATTCATCCTGGACATCTTCTTTGCCTATTTAgccttttctgcccactgcttgGAG encodes the following:
- the camk2n1a gene encoding calcium/calmodulin-dependent protein kinase II inhibitor 1a — translated: MSEILPYSEGKMASYGADSDVGQISFSCRLQDTNTFFGGPQGKRPPKLGQIGRAKRVVIEDDRIDEVLKGMTDKTSPGV